The Theobroma cacao cultivar B97-61/B2 chromosome 1, Criollo_cocoa_genome_V2, whole genome shotgun sequence genome contains the following window.
ttcttgtttttggttttctatCGTTTGGAAGAGTTTCTACATTTGCATTCCTGTTTTCATGCTGTTTGGTTTCTTATTCATCTATCATAAACTGTACCGCTGAGTTCTATTTTGATCACGTTTTTGTGTCCTGTTCTCATGTATAAGGATTTCAGCAGCATGTGAACTTGGTTTTCTTCTGAAGCTATTGGTTAATGGAGTtgttaatcatttaaaaataaaaataaaattgtccACTTATTTACTCAAACGATGTAAGTTTCAGATGAATCCAAGATGCTCTCATATCACTGGAATCCAATTtactgatatatatatatatatatatatatatatatatacacatatacacatatatatatatatatataactagcATAACATTTATACTACACTTCTTCATTTAGGATTGGACATTAAGTCCAAGCACCAATAGATTTGGTtccaattttatattaattatttttaaaatatatttttaaataaaaaattaaatttatagaCATGTTTGcgtttaattttgaaatgtttaAGTTGAATAAGACACGagagaaattttaacttatgAACACTTTACACTCGACATATCActcaaatttctcatttaaatatgcataaaaaaattattgttactgatttatttttcaaaaggaTTTAACATTGCGAGTGTGCATGGTTCAAGATACTACTTAGTGAACATATTCTTAAAAAACGACATAAATCACATTTACAAGATGTGTATTAGGTCCAATCAATAATTTTACTTCCAAATCTCGGATTCAAAGGAAAAGTATAAAGAGATGcaaatcacaaaaatattaagtcCTTTTTAATTGGTTATTACAAGTagaataatatattatattatttacaattaattaTGGTTGAATATTTAATACTAGGTCCAAAAaatgtttattcttttttttgttgctttgtatttttttttaatatgggCTTGCAGAAATTAAATTTACCTAATTATTGGTTAGAAAATTTGGACcgaaattatataatatttcaacaattaattaatgatgTGTAAACAGGGTgcaaatattatataatgtCAGTCCAAATTTTCTAACCAATAATTaggcaaatttaatttctgcAAGCacatattaaaaaatacaaaaaaataacgaaaattttttgaacttAGTATTAAAAATCCAAccataatattaaatattcaaccataattaattgtaaataatatctataatatatataaaagtaggaTAACAGATTGGGTCAATTGGTTGACCACTGTCattcttaattgaattaatttttttttatacagcTTATGTCAAAACTACCttaatttttacatttgaaggggttttttttacttttatttattttagtaaaaaaacttgaaaataataatttctaaCTTTTGATACTTAGAGGataaattcatttaatatttactaattgcaatttaatattattttttatctatatcCTCTGATTCTGCATGAACTTGAATCCATAGTATCtagacatattttttatacatgaatgtttaaatttcaataaatattcatccaatttattgaacaaaataaaaaagttaagaaGGTTAATTCATTTCTCAATATACATAACACACAATTATCattgaataaacaaattaactAAATTTGACAACCTTTAgccattcattttatatttaaaaaacaaatacaaCTAGAAATTAGtaactattttatattgataagATCTTTATATTATACTGTTGCTCTATATTTTACAACTGTTTATCTTAATTTGTCAATAGTATAGATTATatactcttttattttttaatattttattataaattgagCAATCTTTGATAgaattattgtttctttagATAAGTACTGTTTTAAGTAGGATAACTGATTGGGTCAATTGGTTGACACTTATCATTctcaattgaattaattttttttgtatacctTATGTCAAAACTATGTCGTTTTTGACATTTgaaggttttttttaatttattttaataaaaaatacttgaaGACAATAATTTCTAACTTTTAATGCTTAGAGGATagatttattgaatatttatcaattgcaattaaatattattttttgtctaTATCCTTTTATTCTGCATGAACTTAAAATCCATAatatttagatatctctttatacatgaatgtttaaatttcaataaatatccATCCAAttcattgaacaaaataaaaaagtcaagAAGGTTTACTCATTTCTCAATATATATAGCACTcaatcatcattgaataaacaaatcaaCTGAATTTGAcaacctttaatcattcattttatatataaaaacacagatactattaaaaattagtaattattttctattgaTGGGATCTTTACATTATACTGTTGCTCTATATTCTCTTAATTTGTCAATAGTACAGGTTATATACtttctcatttcttaatattttatgagaaaattgtgagAGATAATTTTCCTCATAACcccaattcaaaaatatcattcattataattttaactatgtTTAGACAATTTTTAGTATAACTTGACAACAATAccttttaaacaatttcagacaAACTAAAATGGTTTTGGTTTTCTCTATCTCGACATCCagacaaaaatttcaaaactaaatctcgatttctctcttttatcAAATACTGTCTATCTCACCATCCAACTCTTTCTTGCTATCTCAAAGAGCAAAAATGATATCAAAATATGTATTTTAGGTTCTTgggtttattaatttaaatttatattcatagAACCCCAAAGTTGAGAGATTGAGATTGATTAGACatatttgtaaattaaaaCACTATATTACTTTGGCAACTTAAATCTGGTTGCAAGCAAGCAAATCAATTAGTTATTAGGTATtgcattattgatttttagaCATTATGTTACTAGTTTTTATGTATTGTAAGActgatttttaggcattgcgagACTTAATCATTGCGTCtttagtttttaaacattGTGTAACTAGTTTTTAGATATTGCATGATTAGGTTGTAAGCATTGCATGGCTGATTTTTAGGCAATGCTTAAGTTAtacaatgcctaaaaactagtcatgcAATACCTTACTAAccagtcacacaatgccttacTAACTAGTAACGCAATGACCAAAAACCGATTACGCAATGCTTAAAAACCACCAAAACAActgaattttatttaacaaaatcaacaacttTAAACAACACACCATATTCCATTTAATAGTATAATCGACGAATATGCCTACTTGACGAAAAATactcaaaatgcttaaaggtttttcttcataaatcaaaaatcactctaaaatacttaaaatgctcaaaaagctcaaaggtttttcttcatgtatCAAAAACTATtctaaaatgttcaaaatgtttaaaggtttttctttCTGGCAATGAATATTTTAGAGATAAATAATATGGCGAGGAAAGCTCAAAAGATATATGTTGATTTGAGAGGTGAACCTAAACATATTGGTCGgtttcattaagggtaattttatccaaaGTTAATTTCtcttgactaaaaatagttaaaattataaaaatagttattttcaaaaatactttgTTTATGAAGGGTGTTTTTGAAAAGAACccatattttgttttacatcTAGTAATCTTTGATAggattattattttctttaaataagtattgttttataatcatATCTATAGGTGCAGGTTTCCGGTAATTAAAGTCAGAGTAAATAACTATCTTCGATTAATACTAGTTTATCTCTTCCTCTACCAACAAGAACTATATATCTGACAGTTCTGTAACAGTTTATATTTCCTTAAAATTTGGCTAAGTATAAGTACTGCATCTAGAAAGTTGATATACATAATCTAACAAAAATAGAAACCTCCAAATTGCaaatgttattaattttttttaataatatatttttaatggaaaaaagtTACTGGATGTTTAACAagattattatctttttttgttgAGTATTGTTTTAAAACCATATATTTCGGtgcaatttttaataattgaaatcaaagtaaataactatttttaattaatatcaatttatctttttctctatCAACAAAAACTATACATTCACGCAGTTAACTAATACAATATGTATCCAAATCCTCTACCCCAATCCGTGCCGCATTCTGTGCCCTTTCTTTGACAAAGTGACACatgtctatttttttaattactaattaataCATGTTTggattttaactttttattttttttcttatctcacatttcctcttttctctcACAAAACGATTGTTCTTCCATATCAGTAAGCAGACAATGCCTTTTTGCCAAAATTTTACTAGTTGATATTGCGATAAAAGATACAATTTGGTATCAACTGGATGTGCGAATTAAACCGACAGTAGTAGGCAATTATATCATCATCCCTCCCTACTAATCTCCCTTACGATTACCCAATTTGAGATTCATGAACTGATAATAAAACTGAAGaaggaatttatttatttaggaTTTATAAGCAGTAGAATAGAAGAGAAAGTGGAAAGAGAAAGGGATCGTTACGCTTGAGAGCAAAATTTGGCTTTTGCCTTTTCTTTGtgttcctttttttattagtCTCACAATAAAATCCGATCCCTTCTTTTGTTATCCTGAGAGCGGAATTTGGATTTCTGTTGTTTTTctcacaacaaaagaaaatcttaTTGTGCATCGATGAAGATAGGAAAAGACAAGTTCATGTTTTTCTTGCCGGAACAAACAAGCAAAAAATCACCATTTATGAACCATATACTGatagaggaagaaaagaggaaataaGAGATAAAAAGATTAAGTCCAAACATGTGTTGATTAGTAATTAAAAAGATAGACACATGTCACTTTGCCAAAGAAAAGGCATAGAATGGGTTACGGATTGGGGACAAAGGATTTGAATTCATATAATATAACTTTCCTTACAAACTCTTTTGAAGATATCAAATTGAAATCCACTCTAACATAATCTatattttttgtgatttttttcttaatgtaATTACGGGTACCATCATAGTAATATATTATTCTACTggtaataaaaacttatttttgtgATTTGCATCTCCTTATACTTTTCCTTTGAATCGGAGATTTgggaataaaattttgactggACCTAATACACATCTTGGAAATGTGATTTATGTGGTTTTTTTAGAGTATGCTCACTAAGTAGTATCTTTAGTAATCTCAAAACCCCATggtttggttttcttttcttttcctttccttaattttttattcgaaataaaacaaatatatatacacactaAGTGCCGGTAACCATTCTTTTTTGATAGGCCCAGATCCACTTTCAGGCTTTGTTTTTCAAGTGACGAGTGATCATAGCACTTCTTTACATTTAGATTTgttataattagtttttttttttaatttcatgaaacTTTTTGAATTAACACTTTACTTCAAATTCAAAACCCAACAAATAACgttaaatatattatcattttattacatttttttatatattaattattatttaggaACGATTTTGGTGCTATATAATCGGCTCAAAATTTCTAGTGAGCCATAAGAAATACGGCCAAGAAGATGAAGATTCGTTGAAAGTCGTCGGCCGATGAATAAGGAAGGTTAGGTTGAGATGTCAACACTTGAAAGTTAAAAGTCTACATGTCTAAGCTTAAATTTATTGAATGATAATCCACttgtttaaaaactatttCTCCTTGGTTAGACAGCTAAACCAAAAATTCCCTATATGAGTTAATTATCGaattttttaacttgtttGATCATTTAAAACAATATCCAATGCAAGTGTCCACTCAAGAACAATATAGAAATTagttgtttcttttcttctccagTCAATCTTCCTCTTCTTTGATTTGGTCTGTAGGcttatatcatcatcatcttctgTACACGAATTTGCCTCTTAATTTCCGCTTAAGATCAATAGAGATATATATGTCAATAAGTCAATTGTTAAACACATAAACTGTGAGGCAGATAATCAGATCTTAGCTCGACCGGCTCGCTCTTCGTTCTTTCCATATCACACAGAAAGGTTTCATGGCTTTCTCCAAGTTTCAGGCGTTCTACAACCACCCTGCAGGGCCAAAAACGAGTTTGTTTCCTTCGTTTCTCTCTAAACCCACCCTTTTCTTAGTTATATTAGAACTGTTGAGTAGTAAACTTTTAGTAATAATTTGCTTGAATATTTCAGTTTTGATTCAGTGACCCATTAATTGATGCTTCCTCTTTGAAGATGTGATTATCTCTTTTCTGAATTTGTTGGATATATCTTTAGCATTTCCtgcaaaacaaatttgaaatttcaactATATATTTCAgttaaaataaagattttctGCATGCTAGATAGATTACACAGACAGTCTCCTCCATATCTAAGGCACAATCTTTCTATCCGGTTATCATAAAATGCTATAGAAATAAATTTGGGATATGAATGTATTGAGATCAAAGTTGTTTGACTTTTGACAATTAAGTATAATCCAAAACCATTTCCAATATTTGGTAAAGAAAAAAGTCATTTACAATTTGATTACATATATACTGCAATTCTCATTTTTCCTAAAACACAAATGCAGTTCATTTCTGGGCACCAACTTTCAAATGGGCTTTAAACATTGCTAATGTTGTTGACATTTCAACAAAGCCAGCTGAAACGGTCTCTTACCCTCAGCAAGCAGGTCTCTCACTATTcgcttggtttttttttctgtcaTATAGTAGCCTAAGGAGAATGTTAATTTCAGTAGCAATTGTTTCATTCCCCATTTTGTGTGGGGTTTTTCAGCTCTAGCTTGCAGTGGACTTATCTGGGCGAAGTACAGCACTGTCATTACACCGGTATGTGTATATGCTCATTGCAAAGTCTATATCTTGATGAAACTTTGGCAAATTTCCCTAATTACAAACCATGTTGAGAGAACTGCAGAAGAATTGGAACCTTCTCGGTGTTAGTTTTGCCATGTTTGCGACTGCTTCTTACCAACTTTCACGTAAAATTCAGTAAGTTGCACTTAACATTCTATGTATCTATGAGTAAGAAAGCTGAGTCATGAGTTATGACCGGATTATTGTAAAATGTGCAGGCATGAATTCACCAACGCATCTACTGTTGCAAAAGAATATTGAAGAGAATCATTAGATCAGAGTCCTGCACTTGTATTTTAGAGGCCTTCTCCTAAGCCTCCATGCATAAGtaaatttatatgaatttgGGATGTATTATAATAAGAATTTAGAATACAATTCATAAgttaatattgaaaataatattaatcagattaatagttaatattttttttatataattttctaATGGATTGAATTTTTATGCGGTTATAGATGAGAGAACTCAATTCTATTCATTATAAGATTTAGGACTTTTTACAcaagtttatatttttaaatccATATATAATATTGAAGTTTAACCCACTATTAGATCATATTATAAACCATAATATTatcatttcatatattttactttgattttaataaaatataaaaaataattaatataaattcatgttttgatttttataagaaaatctaACAATGCTTCCATGGATTATTGATTCTCCACTCTTCAACATAGTGGCAATAATCATTAGATCAAAAGTTTAGCTTTTATATAattctattaattttttgccttttttatACTTActttacattttaatttatatttttaattttattttgaccCGCTATTAatgattatattaatttaataattttttttaaagaaaggcAATCCGCAACGTGGCTCTCCTCACTATTATgtgtaaatttcaaatcaaaacttcttttttcaaaaaaaaaaagaaattacaaTTTTCCTCTCctagaaatattaaaatttcgtTTTACAGCCATGCCGGAATAGATATCCGATCCTGAACAGAGGATCCACTTACTCCTGTTCCCAAACACATTTCTGCTTCTAGTAGATTCCTCCCAGTGGCCATCCTGCGCCCATACGCCAGCAAATGCGTAACAAACTGTCAAGCACCGAGCACAACCGTGCATTTTAGCATACACGTAATAAAATAGCTAAAGTATACCGCCTCTTATTCTACGCCCCCGTGCCTATATAAGTAAACCGAAACTCCGGCGATTGCAAAATTTCgctgatattttatttttgctaagcaaatttcaagaagaataTTCCCTTctcagaaagagaaaattccCAGCAACTCCTCAGGtaaataaaatctttcaaagtTCTCAGTCTGGGTCTCGTTAATTGTCCTTAATCGTCCTTAATTGTTGATATTAAAGTTTAATTTGCAGGTAAGAATTTGTTGAATTCCGCAAtaaattttgtgtttttaatgtaaatagaAATCTGAATACTCAAGTTTGGTTGTTCACTTTACGTCCTTTATGTAAAAGGATTCGAATTTTAAGTCAACTATTTGCTTGGGAATAGAAAAGATTATGTCTATGAATGGTTTTTTGCTTTAAAGAGTGATTAAAagttgttcttttttttctttttttttttgtttgtcgTTATAGTACAAAATGGAAGAGCAAGAAAATATGGTGAATGTGACAGTTTTATGGCGAGGCAACAAGTATGTGGTGGAAATGAATTCTGGTGCGTATCTCAAGGAGCTTGGAAATGAACTGCAGAAGTTGACTGATGTTAAGGCAGATACTATGCGGCTCattcttcctttattttcgGGCAAAGGCTCGAGAATGCTGCACCCTTTCTCGGATGAGCACTCATGCTTGAGTTTGCAAGAAGCTTCAATTGTCAAGGTACTTACTGTTTCTTGCATAGTTTATATTCATGACTACGTTTACTGTTTGGTGCTAATAGAATGAGGTCCTCGCACTATGGATGTCACTGCAATGAAAGCCAATTGATGTGTTTGCTAATACTCTGGTCTCTATGATGTAGGAAACGAAGTATAGATGCCACATTTTATTCAGCTGAAACTGGTTTTATGTGTTTTTGAAGCCCAAGAAtgtctttttacttttcagTTCAAGTGCAACTTATTTGTGTGGTTTTGTTATTGCTTTTTAGTCATACGTAAAACAAGGATGTCCGTAATTGTCTtagcttgaaatttttttaaaggagTGACTCCAATGATTATGGTTGAAGAGATGAAAGTAATTAAAAAGCAGTGATGATATGGACTTGTCTAACTGAGTTTTCACACTTTCTTACAAATTCTATGCtaatttatactttttttcttataatttcaGGGAAAATCTGTCAGGATGATGGGGGTACCTGAGGATGAAGTTGACCAAGTTATACAGAATTCAAAGGTGGACCTGAGGATAGCTGGATTCAATGAAGAGGAAAGAAGACTGAGGCTGCGAATGTCAGATGGACCTCGTGCTTCACTGAGACTTCCTCAAGGACCTTATATCTTTTGCAATTTTCGCACACTTCAAATTCCCGGATTAGAGGTTCGTACTCACTTCATTATGGTTGACCATATGTATCTGAGGAAATTGGACAAATGCATTGATGCAATCTTTGTTTATCAGTTCATCTagttaaatatattcataatttATAGTTTACACAAAAATGCACATATGTTAAAGTTGAGGGGCTATGAGGAGAGAAGGGGTGTTGGTAGCACAAAAACTATTGGTAAATTTCAAGGGTTGAATAAACTATGGGTAATACGGTATAAGGTTTGTGTCACAGACAGCAGTGCTGTAAAAAAGGTAGTCACTGTTCGAGGAAGAAGTGATTTTTGGCTCTACATTTCTGATTTTATGCATGAAGAGGTATATATAAAATGCATCAGGCATCTTAGATTATTTCATCTTTATGTGCTATTTGtaagaatttgaatttaaggaaataacaaataaccattttggaacttattattcattattctaatattttgGTTATTCCTTATTCTGATATCCTGATTACTGTTTGTTACCAGTTACACCCTCCATCTTCTGAGGCATTAAAAAAGATGCATATGCTTGCTTCGGACCCTGGAATTGTCTCTATCATGAACAAGGTACCCTGGGATCCATATTTATCCGTACTACTGATTGCTTAACTGACTCTTGTAATCTCTGCTAAACTATTTTGTGATTGCCCTTCTGTAAAGCATCGATGGCGTGTTGGAATAATGACTGAGATGGCTCCAGTTGGTTATGTTGGTGTGAGTCCTAAATGCATTCTAGGTTTTAACAAGGTAAGAACTAGAATATGAAAATCTTATAACTCTTCTACTTGCCTTTCTTTATCTCTATTGTTGATCCTTATTTGCTTTTTCAGAATCATGGAGAGGAGATATCTCTGCGTCTTCGAACCGATGACCTCAAGGGATTCAGGAAATACGAGAGCATCAAAAAAACTCTTCTACATGAACTTGTAAGcatttttttaactaatttcAGTTATCAGTTCTCTGATGTTACTAATGATTATGCTATTATAATTCCAAAAATAGAGGGAGGGAGAAGAGGGGGAGGAGGTGGGGAGGGAAAAATTAGCAAACAATTAACTGAGAACTGTGCTTGTGTCTATTTCAGGCTCATATGGTATTCTCTGAACATGATTCAAATTTCTATGCCCTTGATAAACAGGTAAAACTACCTTTCTGTGCACACTTTTATGTGTAGGAAATAGTGCTccattgtcaaatattttTGGTTCAATATAAAAAGCATTGtcttgatttaatattattttttgacagctgaatgaagaagctgctagctTAGATTGGACCAAATCTAGGGGCCACACCTTAAGTGGAATAAGACATTTAGAGAATCATGAAGAAAATGTTTATGTTGAAGATGGAAGAAGTTTTCATAAGATTGGTGGAAATATGTCAACTTTGTTGGAAAATGCCCGTTCCTCTTCTGTAGCTGCTGCTTATCACCGTCTGGTAGATGCTTCGGCCAACAATGTTGAAGCATCTGAAACACATGATGAGCCTGACCCTGATGATTCTGGGTCAATTGTGCCCGACAGAAATGAAAATGTAGACATTGAAGGTCTAATTAGGGCTCAGGGGAAACTTGCTCATGAACCAGATCCTGATGACCATTCTAGCCagcaaaacaagtttgaaccTGATCCAGATGATTTGCAACATGGTGAAACTTTGCAACTGAAACCACATTCTGAATTTACCAAAAACAATTCTCAGAAGACTCTTGGGAAATCAGCAGCCATGAGTTCAAGTGAAGAGCCTGATCCTGATGACTCTGGAGTTTCTTCAAGTTTTGGAAATGTAGTTGAACCTGCAGTGATGGAGATTCTGGACACTAAGATTCAGACACGTGATACTATAGGTGAACCAGATCCTGATGATGGAGAAGCACAATGGAATAATTTGGGATGTGCAAACATGGCGAGACATGATAAGGGTCATTATGTAACAACTGAAACCATGGAAGATCGAGCCCATTTCAGCCAAGCTCATAAACAGCCTGATCCTGATGAATCTAAAGCAAATGAAACAGCACAAGCAGAGCCTGATCCAGATGATAAGTTGGTGCCACAACAGGGAATATCCGATCTGAAAATGGATGAGCCTGATCCAGATGATCAAGAATTACAAAGAATCCAAGACTCTGTTACTGGTGTTTGCAGTCGTCTGCAA
Protein-coding sequences here:
- the LOC18612379 gene encoding uncharacterized protein LOC18612379, whose translation is MEEQENMVNVTVLWRGNKYVVEMNSGAYLKELGNELQKLTDVKADTMRLILPLFSGKGSRMLHPFSDEHSCLSLQEASIVKGKSVRMMGVPEDEVDQVIQNSKVDLRIAGFNEEERRLRLRMSDGPRASLRLPQGPYIFCNFRTLQIPGLELHPPSSEALKKMHMLASDPGIVSIMNKHRWRVGIMTEMAPVGYVGVSPKCILGFNKNHGEEISLRLRTDDLKGFRKYESIKKTLLHELAHMVFSEHDSNFYALDKQLNEEAASLDWTKSRGHTLSGIRHLENHEENVYVEDGRSFHKIGGNMSTLLENARSSSVAAAYHRLVDASANNVEASETHDEPDPDDSGSIVPDRNENVDIEGLIRAQGKLAHEPDPDDHSSQQNKFEPDPDDLQHGETLQLKPHSEFTKNNSQKTLGKSAAMSSSEEPDPDDSGVSSSFGNVVEPAVMEILDTKIQTRDTIGEPDPDDGEAQWNNLGCANMARHDKGHYVTTETMEDRAHFSQAHKQPDPDESKANETAQAEPDPDDKLVPQQGISDLKMDEPDPDDQELQRIQDSVTGVCSRLQKAIDMLRAEVNPSEATIVLQTLFKIIGNVIEHPDEMKFRRLRRANPIIQRNIANYKAAMEILLLIGFTEDVILDEIGKAETYLVLKRNDPGLLWLAKSSLETCNAY
- the LOC108661683 gene encoding mitochondrial pyruvate carrier 3-like; protein product: MAFSKFQAFYNHPAGPKTIHFWAPTFKWALNIANVVDISTKPAETVSYPQQAALACSGLIWAKYSTVITPKNWNLLGVSFAMFATASYQLSRKIQHEFTNASTVAKEY